GACATATAAGCTGACGGGTTTTGGAGCAGAAAGAGTGCAGGTAGATTTATATCCTCTTTTTAAAGGGAGTTTGGAAGGAACCCCCTTGTTTAAAGGAATTTCTTTTTTGCTATAATTGTTCATCCCGTAATCCATCAGTTTTTTTGTATCTTCCCATTTATAACGGCGGTTTGGGTACCAGCCACTTCCTAAAACAACAGAAATCAGATAACGACCGTCTTTTTTTATTGCGCCAGCAAAACAATATCCGGCATTGTTTGTGTACCCGGTTTTTACACCGATTGCACCGTTATAGGAAGTTAAAAACAGATTTTTGTTATTTAAAGAGTAAGATTGCCCGGTTTTTAATTCTTTGATAGAAAAAGAAGGCTCTTTAATGATTTTGCAGAAGTTATCATTTTTTAAGGCAAGACAGGTCAGTAAGGCAAGCTCATGGCAGGTCGTATAATGTTTGGCACTATCGAGTCCGTTTGGGGTTTCAAAAGAGGTGTGATAGCAGCCATAATTTCTGGCTTCCTGTGTCATATCTGCACAAAATTGTTCTACGGAACCTCCGATATGTTCTGCAATTGCAACGGCAGCATCATTATAAGATTCGAGCATTAATGCATAAAGTAAATCGGATAGTAAGAATTGTGAGCCACTTTTAGCCCCGAGTTTTACTTTAGGAGCAGAAGCAGCGCGTTTTGAAAATACGACTTTATCTGAAAGATTTCCATGTTCGATC
This Anaerobutyricum hallii DNA region includes the following protein-coding sequences:
- a CDS encoding D-alanyl-D-alanine carboxypeptidase family protein, with the protein product MNDYSGCQKHIFKYNIYTFFLLFAISIFFLSFFVSCDINAHTFLKTESTIPNELSSLHAKAAILMDGDNQRILFGKEEEKELPMASTTKIMTCLYAIEHGNLSDKVVFSKRAASAPKVKLGAKSGSQFLLSDLLYALMLESYNDAAVAIAEHIGGSVEQFCADMTQEARNYGCYHTSFETPNGLDSAKHYTTCHELALLTCLALKNDNFCKIIKEPSFSIKELKTGQSYSLNNKNLFLTSYNGAIGVKTGYTNNAGYCFAGAIKKDGRYLISVVLGSGWYPNRRYKWEDTKKLMDYGMNNYSKKEIPLNKGVPSKLPLKRGYKSTCTLSAPKPVSLYVSSNEKTKCIITLPASLTAPVQKGTAVGSVVLYIDSKPYRSYPIYTKQTIKKRTFSWCYKKLFYYFIH